The Venturia canescens isolate UGA chromosome 10, ASM1945775v1, whole genome shotgun sequence genome segment AGAAACATTCACCTTTCCCGCGCGCGAGTGACGCGACGAATGCTTCaaaaaaacactgaaaaatTCGCAATACTCAAAGATATATTGTTCCGTCATTTCTATAATTATCATTGTGGTGCAGCGTTTCTTATATACTCTCTATCCTCGGACCAAAAATTCCAGCGTATATAACAGCGTAAACAACGAAAAAGCAGATGACGAAAAAATTATGCGAATAAAGTTGAATAAATGCTGGCTAATGTAATAACTTTGTGAACGGAGCTTTATGCTTGTATTTTACTTACACATTCACGTAGTCGAAGGAATAAATTGCCCGCGTTTACCGTGGTGTGGCGCATCCCGTGTACCATAACCCCGtcattccgttttttttttctttcaacacCACTCTTGTAAGGAATTCGTGATTACGCACgtgcggagagagagagagagagagagagagagagagagagagagagagagagagagagagagagagagagagagagcgcacCGTCCCCGTAaaagaattaataatgaatgaaaAGTTATGACGGATGTATTTTTTTCCGTTCGGAGAAATCAATGTCAACGGTTATACGAACacgcgagaaaaataaagagtagAACCCGTTTGCGGGGTTAGAAACTCGAAGAGCAGCCAAGACGATTTATCCCTGCGGTTTCGAGGATGCACTAGCTCGATGCTCACTGCCTTTACAATCATATGTAACATAGAGACAAGGTGAagtgaagagagaaaaaaagagcgtACAGGAAAAAGGAAGAACAGCGGTGGGGCGGCGAGGGAGGGGGGAAGAGAGTCGTCTTGCCTGTAATTTCCGCGATAGGGCTAGTCGCAAAAACCCTCGACGGCTAGTCGTCGACTGATGCACGCGCGAGAACGACCGAAGTCGTCTTTGCACTGTTCGTTTAGTGAGCTCGAACGTCGccttttttacgttttttttacgaCGTTCCCGTATAAAAGGAAGGTTGAACGGCCCCGAGGAGCAAGAGACACCGAGAGATAGTCGGGTTTCGCGGGACCTTCGGAGCGTTCCTTCACCCTTTTTTCCGTCTCACCCTTCCGATTCTCGTTCCCCACTCTATTCtttcgcttttttcttttttattttttattttttatttatttccagAATTGCATACTTTGCGCCAGAGAAAAATTTGACACTGTATACCGTGTGTTTAATTGTTTGCTCCTTTCACAATGTAGTATTATAACGCGTCCCGGCGATCGCGGTTCTCTATTCGAACCAAGTAACGCGCAATTTTTGgagatttttttacttttgtttagtttttcaaattattcggGACATCACTTTTGTGACGACCGCCGCGAGTTTTCGTCAATATATGAAATGCTTCAGgagataaaataaatttccaagcACGTTATTGATGGAGAATGATGAGGAACATGACGCGAAGAATCGGCACAAATTTCCTATATGGTATAATACTGGgagacaagaaaaaaaaatcaagtgtATTAAAAATACGGAGGAACTACTCTGACGTCGCGAAGGAGCAGAGGGCTGGCGTTGTGCTGAAAAACCGGCTGCTATTAACGAACACGACTGTACGGACAACAATAACGGACGTATATATCGGACAACACAGTCGGTCGAACCGTCGAGCGGCGGCGAGCTCGCTGAGCGGTCAGCGATACGGATCTGATTCGTGATTCCTATTTCCTATACAGACGACACTATATGACTCGCCCCACCTCCCAAACCCTTGTTTTCTTTTGAATTTGTCACATATGTATTATGGATACGGTAGTTACGGTACTGAAAATGTGATGATGGTGTGATGATGGGAAAGGTTTGCGTGCGAGAGGTGCGCGTCACACGCCGTACCGAGGTACTTGCTGCTCGCGAAAGCGCAATGGCGTCGGTTAACATGAGCAAGAATGCTACTCATAGTGACATCTGTAGGGGAGTTACCGATCGCGCGCGGCATGTCACCTCGAGGAGCAGTTTCCAAATTCTCTCGCTCGCTTATTTTTACCTTCTTTCCCAATTCGCATAATCCCGAACCCCTGGCTCAAGGAGACTATAGGGAAGGAGTCCAATCTCTGTATTGGGCGCCTGTTAGAAAAACGTCCGTGAAAATGTCGGGAACCCGGGTTCGAGGAACGGCCACTCGCGTCGCATTGTCGTTTGTGTACGGATATATATagtaataaaatcaatgtcgTTGGTGAAACTGACCGCCATGGCGGCCGAATCGTGGATTTAAAGAGCTTTCGCGCCtgtcaaaaattgttgaatcaacGATTATGAGTGCTCGTAATCGAAAATACTAATATGTATTGTAATAATATTCTCCAGCAACGTAAAACCCTGTGCTTTACACATTCCAAATATCAGCTTATCTCCCCTCGTATGTCGCGCTGCTAAGAAAAACCATAGCATCCGGGAAATTGCCGGTTCACATACTCAtgtcgaaagaaattttttgtcacaaatttttttttgcatgatatttatgaatattttaaaattatattgaTAACTATAGCTTTTGTGACCATAGTTACTGTTTCATAAAACCTTAACATATCAAGCGGCCCGGATAAGCCAGTAGCATTTTCTGCCGTTTAGGATATCATTAGCTTACGTGGTGTAATGGTTCAATGACGGGCTCATACTCGTGGAGTCCGCGGTTCAAATCCTCctgtgatttatttttttttcatcatagatAGTTATTGTTCTGACTATagcagaaattttaaaaaatcaattgattttgttgaattatgtttttttcattcattcatataaaaaatgactgcaatatgttaatttattttaacagCAATAGCCACTGTGTCAGTGTATTCCATTTTACAAAGATAGGTTAGACCACGGTTAGACCCACAAAAACTATCAACAGTGTCAGCTGGCAGCAACGCATGCGCGTATATAACGCGTACATAATGCGCATGCGTTAACCCGTACACTACCTGCAACAGCGCCGCTCGAGAGGAACCCTCTTTCCCGACACTTTTACGGACGTGCCCGATTGCCGAGATTGGACTCTTTCCCTATAGTCTCCTTGCCCTGGCTGCTCCTCAGATTGCTACTAGAACCTCTCCCCACCACGCGCTCCGTCATTCCCGTTCATCCGCTGACCTGACCAATCGAACGGAACAGcagcagtagcagcagcagcagcaaagACACCGGGGAGATGTATGACATTCACAACGGGTATTCCTTTCCACTCGTATCCTCTTTTCGTCGTTGCGGTATTATTCATTGAACCGTTATCCCAACCAACTTGAGCGTTCGTTTACTTGTTCGCCCATCAGCtatatttaaaaatcattCGTGTCTTATATTCCGTTGGTTAATCGTCTCTGTTCGTGCGACATGGAACATCATTCGAAGACAAGTACAGTAACTTGCGTAGCGCCGGTTAATATTGCGGTTATCAAATACTGTGAGTATATTCATGCAAATATGCGTACTTTGATATACAGTTGTGACTTTCATCACTCAAACATCGCCTTTGTCGTTATCGATCATTCGAATCGAAGCCGGCGAGCAGTGGCGGCGCGGCAGCATTTTCAGATTTTCCGAatgatgaatattattttgaattgAATGCGCGAATGCCGCACTGGCGCCCGTCTCGCACGGACGACGGTGGCACAAATATAAAGcgcgaataaaattcaaatattgacCCGCTCGCCAAACGTTTTTCAGGGGGCAAACGCGATGATGAACTTATCCTACCGATCAATGATTCCATCAGCGCCTCGTTGGACATTGAACAGGTGAATTTTATTTACGATAATAAAGTTGGTGGCGAATTAAAATCTCGGATAATTTGTCATTCATtcgttttgttgttgttgttgttgttttttttttcagctctGCGCAAAAACTACGGTCATGACGAGTCCCGATTTCGAAAATGACCGTATTTGGTTGAACGGCCGGTCGGTTCAACTTTATTATAACTCAGGGTTCTATTTTTGTAACAACAAGAAACGACTGCTCGTATATATGGTTCCGATAACATCCGATAATagttaaaattcatttttcagggAAGCGTCCATGGACAATAAGAGACTGCAAAATTGTCTGCTGGAAGGTGAGCTAATCCGGACATTTCGTTAATTATAGATAAACAAATAATTGATATTTATGAGTTATTGAAATGTGGAATGACGGTCGAACATAAAATTGCagctaaaaataaaagtgcgTTGTCGaaggatgaaatgaaatcgtGGAAAGTGCACATATGCTCGGTAAACAATTTTCCAACAGCCGCCGGATTAGCATCGAGCGCGGCTGGTTATGCCTGCTTGAGCGTTGCGCTcgcaaaattattcaaatacgaGGTAAATAGATATTCAAAGTGTACTAAATTTGGTTGCCAAAGcgagaataataatgaaacgtACGATGTAAGGCGAGTTGTGAAAAAGATAAGGAAATATTGTAAAGGCTCTTGCGGCGGTGCGggcggaaagaaaaagaaaaagaaaaaaaagagatataATATTTCAGGGTAACGTAAGCGCATTGGCGAGGATCGGATCGGGCTCGGCGTGCAGAAGTACGTACGGAGGATTCGTCAGATGGTATATGGGGGAAAAGCCAACGGGAGCGGACAGCGTAGCGAAGCAAATAGTACCGTCCTCGTATTGGCCGGAAATGAGAATATTAATATTGGTTACGAGCGAAGATAAAAAGGCGGTATCGAGCGCTATTGCAATGAAAAGAGGTGTAGAAACgtctgaatttttgaaatatcggGCGAAAAGCATTGTTCCGAAGCGCGTCGAGGAGATGGAGAGGgcaataatggaaaaaaatttcgtacgaTTTGCCGAATTGACAATGAAAGATTCCAATTCGTTTCACGCTGTCGCCGTAGACACCTTTCCTCCTTGTCATTATCTCAATGACGCCTCACGAGCTATAATCGATTTGGTTCACGCGTACAATTCCGCAATTGGATCAACCAGAATCGCTTACACCAACGATGCCGGACCAAACACGGTTCTTTATCTATTGGAAGAAGACGTTCCTCGAGTCATCAGCGTCATTCAACACTTTTTGCCTCCAGCTATCGAACAAGCCCCCTATCAccaggaaaaatattttcgcggtgaaaaaatcattcctgCCGAGCTGTCCCAAAATTATTTACTAAATATTCCTTTCTCCGTACAATCAGCAggtttattgaaatatattatatatactcGCATAGGCGATGGTCCCAAATACCTCGATGATCCTAATCAACATTTGCTTGATAATCGAGGATTTCCCATCATCCCATGatatttattactttttcacTGGCGCTGGCACTCGCTTATCCGCGCATCTTATTCCACTGTGAAATTCAACGATCCTTCTAATTATTATGGCGCGAATAAACGCTCTCGTTATTATGATTTTAaccaattaattattttcctcgagttgtCGCGCAGTTTTATTATAATACCATTGTTCGTCTTTGTCGATTCGTCGCAACAATAATTTTCGTATCTCGCTATttgtcttttcattttttattattttccaaaaaaaaaatacgacggACCgacaagtataatttttgtaataTTAAGAGATTCGAGtagaatatttattatttttttatttttcttggtGGTGTGTACGAAAAGGTGTACGATTGGCAGCATcggcaataaaaaattgtttatataCCGCGTGTACAAAATGCCCGTCTCATTTTGTTAAAACGTGAAATATTCATAAGTGTACTTTACTTACACCGCTGTGACGGCCGCGGCATCGTCGCAGCAGcatcaaaaaaatatgtttcccTCACCTTTAACAAAATAACCCATCATGTATAATACATTATATAATATCAGTGTGTGTACCGCCGCATAGTGTGCCCCGCCCTGATCCCTGGATTTCTATATGTTCCGCC includes the following:
- the Mvd gene encoding diphosphomevalonate decarboxylase isoform X2 encodes the protein MDNKRLQNCLLEAKNKSALSKDEMKSWKVHICSVNNFPTAAGLASSAAGYACLSVALAKLFKYEGNVSALARIGSGSACRSTYGGFVRWYMGEKPTGADSVAKQIVPSSYWPEMRILILVTSEDKKAVSSAIAMKRGVETSEFLKYRAKSIVPKRVEEMERAIMEKNFVRFAELTMKDSNSFHAVAVDTFPPCHYLNDASRAIIDLVHAYNSAIGSTRIAYTNDAGPNTVLYLLEEDVPRVISVIQHFLPPAIEQAPYHQEKYFRGEKIIPAELSQNYLLNIPFSVQSAGLLKYIIYTRIGDGPKYLDDPNQHLLDNRGFPIIP
- the Mvd gene encoding diphosphomevalonate decarboxylase isoform X1 encodes the protein MEHHSKTSTVTCVAPVNIAVIKYWGKRDDELILPINDSISASLDIEQLCAKTTVMTSPDFENDRIWLNGREASMDNKRLQNCLLEAKNKSALSKDEMKSWKVHICSVNNFPTAAGLASSAAGYACLSVALAKLFKYEGNVSALARIGSGSACRSTYGGFVRWYMGEKPTGADSVAKQIVPSSYWPEMRILILVTSEDKKAVSSAIAMKRGVETSEFLKYRAKSIVPKRVEEMERAIMEKNFVRFAELTMKDSNSFHAVAVDTFPPCHYLNDASRAIIDLVHAYNSAIGSTRIAYTNDAGPNTVLYLLEEDVPRVISVIQHFLPPAIEQAPYHQEKYFRGEKIIPAELSQNYLLNIPFSVQSAGLLKYIIYTRIGDGPKYLDDPNQHLLDNRGFPIIP